The genomic window ATGAACTCGTAAAaaagcagctctttgctgtatttggTGAGAGTCTCTCTCTGGTCATGGATTTAAACATTTTGAAATCTCACACTATCAACTTTGCTGTAGCTTTCTTTTATTCCTGCTATGTTACTGCTGAAACGGTGAGCCATCCGATTGGCCTGCGGTAACCTATAATGCACTTGATTGGCTCTCTGGGCCCCCCTGCGAAGGCAGAGATTGTACTTTCAGACACATGACTGTTCACCTGTTCACAAAAACTCGAGacaaagaaataaaaaataataggcTTGatcgttgttgttttttttacagaaatgtttgtcgattgactaggaatgccttggagatcgaccagtTGATCACGATGGACCGGTTGGTGACCAGTGCTCCAGAAAGTTGATTGAAGTTCAATCTGGTTCTTCTCACTGTGGGCTGATATTTCTGCTCAGCAGTCTCTGGGAGAGCTGCAAGGCAGTTTTGGGGCTTCTGCGGGGGCAGTTTTGGGGCTTCTGCGAGGGCAATTTTTAGAGAGCATTGACACTGAACTGCTCTGACTGAAGAACAGACCCCAAATACTGTATACACATTTTTTAAAGGAAACAGTAAACTGGCTGTCCCCCATGAATGATGCAGCTCCCAACCTTGAGCCAATCAGTGTACATTTGCTAATTACATATTTCTATGGCAAGACACACCTTTCAACCAAGTTTCGTCAAAATTGGGCCAGTGTTGTCCATGATGTCAAGTGTGACTAAAATACTaaggacagagacagatccaCAGCCACCCAATTTCACTCAGAGGGTTAATCAAGGATACACGCCCAGTTATTCTGGTAGAGGAGATCAATATTGCAAGAGGGTTTTGTACACCATATGTTTTCAGAGCTGAAGTTTAAAGTAGAAAAACCATGATGAGCCAGCGATTGAGATCTCCTTCAGATCTTCGAATATCTTCAACCAACAAGACCCTGTTGGTTGAAGACAGCACTCAGAGTATAAAGTTGCGGCCAAATATATTGGCATCCATGCACTGTTATTAAATAATTCCCTATTTCTTCTCAAATAAATTGCAATGGAAAAACAACATAAGGTTGtgggtcttccagcaggacaattatCCCAAACACGCATCAAAAGGAACCCCTGGTATGGTTCAATATGAAACACTGGACTGCTCTGGAATAGCCAGCAGAAGAGTTCAGATCTGAATCACATCAATGACGTATGGCAAGAGCTGAAAACAGCAGTTGGTGGAGGGTACCACTCAAACACTGAAGAATTAGAGTAATCATTGGTGACGAGAAGAAGCATTTGTTGGCAGTTGTCTTGGCCAAAGACTGTGTAACCACATTTTTTCCATATAATTTGTCTTTAATCGTAAACTTCACAAAAATCTAAATGGTTTTGCAATGTTGAAAATCCAAAAACAAAATAAGTTCTACTTATTTTAAAAGAAATAGGGAATAATATATTTTTTGAACTGAAGTTCATCCCTAGACGGAGCTGAATTCCCAGGTAAGTAAAGCTGTGACATTCAAGGGACAGGCGATGATGGTAAATTCACTTCCTTGGCTGTGGCGTTCAATGGCATTAAAATAGACTTAGACCAATTCATCTTGAAGCGCGTATAAAAAACGTTATTCCTTTGATTTAAAACGGCGATATACAGTACACTGATGTTCCCTAACAGCCTATAGGTTCTACCAAGAGCGTAAATAGGTCTGGAAAAATGGGCATCCCTATTTTGTACTCCTATGCAATACAAACTCTAATTTTATAGTAATAAACACAAACCATTTGTGGACCTTCACTGAGAGTGAAAAACAAAGCATGCAAAATAAATGCAGCTACTCGTTGTGAGTATTGGGTTTAACTAGGTGCTCATTTATAccgaacaaaaaatataaacgcaacatgtaaagtgttggtcccatgtttcatgagctagaaataaagatcccagaaatgttccatacacacaaaaagcttatttcgctcaaaattctgcacaaatttgtttacaaccCTGTTAGTGAGCCTTACTCCTTtggcaagataatccatccacctgacaggtgtggtatatcaagaagctgattaaacacctTCATtattgcacaggtgcaccttgtgctgggcaaataaaaggccactctaaaattggCAAttatgtcacacaacacaatgacatagatgtttcaagttttgagggagtgggCAATTGGCATGATGATTGCAGAAATGTCTacaagagctgttgccagaaaatgtaatgttaatttcccTTAGATCATTATCATAATAATAGCCTTTCTTTACTTAATCAAATACGTGGTTTGTCGATGTGCACATTCTGTGTTTCATCAATGGCTGTGTGCACACGCTTGAacatacatatgtgtgtgtgtcattggaAAAATAACCTTTTATGTTTGTGGTTGTGGCACTTCCTTGGGAAACTCTGATGAAAACTCAATCAATTTATCACACTCCTTATGTAGTAgatgacattacattatgtcTTACAATCAACGGCAATTGATACATCAAACGGGTCCAGAGGTGTAATCATTACAATTGCGTTTCTATTGGACAGGTTCAGCAAACAGGGAGGGACGTAGAAACAATAGTTTTCGTTGTAACACAGAACATTTTGTAACTGTACAAATGATTGCACCCCTGGTATGTGTGTCTCCATGTACTGCTAGATTAGGAACTCAGTCATAACGTGGGGGAGGCCTCATTCATTGTTCTTCAAAAGATGAGTCACAGGACACACTTCAGCACACTGTTTTCTACAAGGTGACATAAACACACATTTTCCTTTACATCTTATTCATCATAATGATGTCATCAAGGTTGTTTTTTAAACTATAAAGGCTGTAGCAATGCAGCAGTTTAGCAGAGTTTGGAGGTGCACCATTACTGAATACTGAGCTTTCAGAGGAGTTCAGCTACAATATCATTTTTGGGGGTAAGTGTGGTTTTCAATTATTGTGTTATCTTTTTTATTATGATCAGAGTTGTAGTGTGTATTTGTAAAAGTGAACTTTTGGCAGAAAAATGTCTTAATCTTAATTGGCAAGGCTATAACTGGTAAATTTCTTCTCTGTTCCTTGACCACGGTCATCCTTGGGTCTTAAATCTCAGATCATCTCAAGTGAAGTTCTTGTTTCAGGTACTAAGGGCCAGATCAGACCTTTAGTAGAACTGTTTTTAACTTTCTGGGACCTTGGTCACGGAATAATCTCAAGAACTCCTTAAACCCAGAGTGTTTTGACCTGATAGAGCAATTCAAGGCTATAGTTGCAAACTTGCTGCAGGAGTTGTGGAAATGATTCAACTCAATGATTATATGTGTTTTATAATGATGGTGGGTAATTATTGTAATTTATAGTTGTGTTTTCGCTGTGCTGTGTATGTGTTATGGTAAATGTGTAAAAACAGTGCATCTAAAGATTTAATTCTCGTTGGTAAATCTCCAGATATACTGTAGCAGGTAatctatacatttacattttttacacaTTTACACTAACCGCACTGTACTATATCTTTCCGGGGGGGGTTGTTAGCTGCCCTCTTAGCCAGGTCTCCAGCATAAAAGATCCCTTCTGACCTTAATGAGACTTCCTGGATAAATAAATGATGGTTCAATTTTTTTAAATACTAGTGATCTCTTACCATAACATTTTACAGCAGTGCAATATCAGACAAAAATACTGATGGGCATTTATCATTAACGATCTCCTTCCACAATATTCCAGTATATATTAAATGTGTCAATGTCATTCTGTTTGTAATTATCTATcttatccccatctctctgtgaTTATTGATTGAAAAGGAAACAGTTTCAAAGATGAACAGAAATATTCTCACAGTCCTTCTGATTGTTGGTAAGTTGGGCCACTGGTATTTACAGTATATTGTAGATCATTTTGAATTGCAAAAATGTATTCTAAAATCTATGCTTTAATTTTCAATAGCATCAGGGAATGCCCAAAGCCCAACAACTAATgcccccacaacaaccacagctcctgcAACCACAACCATAGCTGCCGCCACGACCACCAGAGCAGGCATAACAACTACCACATTTGCTGCCACAACGACCACAGCTGCTTTGACTACAACCACAGCTGTAGCCAtgacaaccacagctgctccaactACAACCAATGCTGatgccacaacaaccacagatgCTGCAACAAAAACCACAGCTGCACCAATTAGAACCACAGCAGATGCAACCATGACAACAGCTGCTGCCACCACAACCACAGCTGTTAAAACTATAACCATCACAGCAGCCAACACAACCACAGCAGGTACCCCAGCAGCTGCCACGACAACCACAGcttctccaacaacaaccactacaaccaAATCTGCCACCACGACCACCACAGCTGGCATAACAACTAACAAGTTTGCTGCTaaaacaaccacaacaaccacagctgtacCTACCACAACTTCAGCTGAATCCAagacaaccacagctgctccaactACAACGACTACAGCAGCCACGACAGCCACAGCTGCTGCCAcgacaaccacagcagctgccacaacaaccacagctgctccgaATATAACCAAAGCTGctgacacaacaaccacagaTGCTGTCACAAAAACTACGGCTGCTCCAACCACAAACACAGCAGACGCAACCACAACTACAGCTGCCGCCACGACCACCAGAGAAGGCATGACAAATACCACATTTgctgccacaacaaccacagctactTTGACTACAACCACTGATGTACCAACTACAACTACAGCTgcagccacaacaaccacagcttctccaactacaactactgcagcagccacaacaaccacatctgCTGCCAAGACATCCACAGCTGATgttacaacaaccacagcggctgcCACACCAAACACAGCTTctgacacaacaaccacagctgcaggcataacaaccacagctgctgccatgacaaccacagcagctgccaCAACAAACACAGCTGCTCCGAATATAACCAAAGTTgctgccacaacaaccacagatgCTGTCACAaaaaccacagctgctccaactACAAACACAGCAGACgcaaccacaaccacagctgccGCCACGACCACCAGAGAAGGCATAACAACTACCACATTTGCTGCCACAATGACCACAGCTGCTTTGACTACAACCACAGCCCAATCAACCACAACTACAGCTGCAATCACAGCAGATGCAAAAACGACAAGAGCTGCTGCCACAACACCAACAGCTGTTAAAACGACAACCACAGCTTCTCCAACTACAACTACTGCAgcagccacaacaaccacatctgCTGCCAAGACAACCACAGCTGCTgttacaacaaccacagcggctgtCACACCAACCACAGCTtctgccacaacaaccacagctgcagcCACGAAAATCGCAGCTGCTGCCATGACAACCACAGCGgctgccacaacaaccacagctgctccgaATATAACAAAAGCTgctgccacaacaaccacagatgCTGCAACAAAAACCACAGCTGCACCAATTAGAACCACAGCAGATGCAACCATGACAACAGCTGCTGCCACCACAACCACAGCTGTTAAAACTATAACCATCACAGCAGCCAACACAACCACAGCAGGTACCCCAGCAGCTGCCACGACAACCACAGcttctccaacaacaaccactacaaccaAATCTGCCACCACGACCACCACAGCTGGCATAACAACTAACAAGTTTGCTGCTaaaacaaccacaacaaccacagctgtacCTACCACAACTTCAGCTGAATCCAagacaaccacagctgctccaactACAACGACTACAGCAGCCACGACAGCCACAGCTGCTGCCAcgacaaccacagcagctgccacaacaaccacagctgctccgaATATAACCAAAGCTGctgacacaacaaccacagaTGCTGTCACAAAAACTACGGCTGCTCCAACCACAAACACAGCAGACGCAACCACAACTACAGCTGCAGCCACGACCACCAGAGAAGGCATGACAAATACCACATTTGCTGCCACAACAAACACAGCTACTTTGACTACAACCACTGATGTACCAACTACAACTACAGCTgcagccacaacaaccacagcttctccaactacaactactgcagcagccacaacaaccacatctgCTGCCAAGACATCCACAGCTGATgttacaacaaccacagcggctgcCACACCAAACACAGCTTctgacacaacaaccacagctgcaggcataacaaccacagctgctgccacaacaaccacagctgctccgaATATAACCAAAGCTGctgacacaacaaccacagaTGCTGTCACAAAAACTACGGCTGCTCCAACCACAAACACAGCAGACGCAACCACAACTACAGCTGCCGCCACGACCACCAGAGAAGGCATGACAAATACCACATTTgctgccacaacaaccacagctactTTGACTACAACCACTGATGTACCAACTACAACTACAGCTGCAGCCACGACAACCACATCTGCTGCCAAGACAACCACAGCTGCTGTTACATCAACCACAGCGgctgccacaacaaccacagcttctgacacaacaaccacagctgcaggcataacaaccacagctgctgccatgacaaccacagcagctgccacaacaaccacagctgctccgaATATAACCAAAGTTgctgccacaacaaccacagatgCTGTCACAaaaaccacagctgctccaacgACAAACACAGCAGACgcaaccacaaccacagctgccGCCACGACAACCAGAGAAGGCATAACAACTACCACATTTGCTGCCACAATGACCACAGCTGGTTTGACTACAACCACAGCCCAATCAACCACAACTACAGCTTCAATCACAGCAGATGCAACAACGACAACAGCTGCTGCCACAACACCAACAGCTGTTAAAATGACAACCACAGCTTCTCCAACTACAACTACTGCAgcagccacaacaaccacagctactgttacaacaaccacagcggctgcCACACCAACCACAGCTTCTGATACAACATCCACAGCTGCAGTCACGAAAATCGCAGCTGCTGCCATGACAACCACAGCGGCTGCCacgacaaccacagctgctccgaATATAACAAAAGCTgctgccacaacaaccacagatgCTGCAACAAAAACCACAGCTGCACCAATTAGAACCACAGCAGATGCAACCATGACAACAGCTGCTGCCACCACAACCACAGCTGTTAAAACTATAACCATCACAGCAGCCAACACAACCACAGCAGGTACGCTAGCAGCTGCCACGACAACCACAG from Oncorhynchus masou masou isolate Uvic2021 chromosome 20, UVic_Omas_1.1, whole genome shotgun sequence includes these protein-coding regions:
- the LOC135506760 gene encoding mucin-2-like, yielding MNRNILTVLLIVASGNAQSPTTNAPTTTTAPATTTIAAATTTRAGITTTTFAATTTTAALTTTTAVAMTTTAAPTTTNADATTTTDAATKTTAAPIRTTADATMTTAAATTTTAVKTITITAANTTTAGTPAAATTTTASPTTTTTTKSATTTTTAGITTNKFAAKTTTTTTAVPTTTSAESKTTTAAPTTTTTAATTATAAATTTTAAATTTTAAPNITKAADTTTTDAVTKTTAAPTTNTADATTTTAAATTTREGMTNTTFAATTTTATLTTTTDVPTTTTAAATTTTASPTTTTAAATTTTSAAKTSTADVTTTTAAATPNTASDTTTTAAGITTTAAAMTTTAAATTNTAAPNITKVAATTTTDAVTKTTAAPTTNTADATTTTAAATTTREGITTTTFAATMTTAALTTTTAQSTTTTAAITADAKTTRAAATTPTAVKTTTTASPTTTTAAATTTTSAAKTTTAAVTTTTAAVTPTTASATTTTAAATKIAAAAMTTTAAATTTTAAPNITKAAATTTTDAATKTTAAPIRTTADATMTTAAATTTTAVKTITITAANTTTAGTPAAATTTTASPTTTTTTKSATTTTTAGITTNKFAAKTTTTTTAVPTTTSAESKTTTAAPTTTTTAATTATAAATTTTAAATTTTAAPNITKAADTTTTDAVTKTTAAPTTNTADATTTTAAATTTREGMTNTTFAATTNTATLTTTTDVPTTTTAAATTTTASPTTTTAAATTTTSAAKTSTADVTTTTAAATPNTASDTTTTAAGITTTAAATTTTAAPNITKAADTTTTDAVTKTTAAPTTNTADATTTTAAATTTREGMTNTTFAATTTTATLTTTTDVPTTTTAAATTTTSAAKTTTAAVTSTTAAATTTTASDTTTTAAGITTTAAAMTTTAAATTTTAAPNITKVAATTTTDAVTKTTAAPTTNTADATTTTAAATTTREGITTTTFAATMTTAGLTTTTAQSTTTTASITADATTTTAAATTPTAVKMTTTASPTTTTAAATTTTATVTTTTAAATPTTASDTTSTAAVTKIAAAAMTTTAAATTTTAAPNITKAAATTTTDAATKTTAAPIRTTADATMTTAAATTTTAVKTITITAANTTTAGTLAAATTTTASPTTATTTKSATTTTTAGITTNKFAAKTTTTTTAVPTTTSAESKTTTAAPTTTATAATTATAAATTTTASPNITKAAATTNTDAVTKTTAAPTTNTADATTTTAAVTTTREGMTNTTFAATTTTAALTTTTDVPTTTTAAAAITADATTTSAAKTTTAAVTTTTAAAKPTTASATTTTAAATKIAAAATTTTAAATTTREGITTTTFAATTTTAALTTTTAGPTTTTTTAAITADATTTTAAATTPTAVKTTTTAAANTTTTATPAAATSTTGAPTTTTASPTTTADASTTTTAASTTNTAGITTTTVAALTTTTAAPTTTTAASTTTTAAVTTTKASPTITKAAATTTTNAATTTTNAATTTTDAVTTTTAAPTTNTADATTTTAATTTTAAGITTTKFAATTTTAALTITTDVPTTTTVAATKTTAAPTTTTAAAPATTTTAAATTTTAAATTNANAATTTTDAVTTTTAAPTTTKAAATKTIDVVTTTTAAPTTTTADATMTTAATSTTTAVKTTTTAAANTTTAATPVAATITTGAATTTTASPTTTTAASTITKVAKTTTTAGITTITVAGTSSTAALTTTTALPTTTSAEAKTTTAAPNETTAAATTITAAATTTTAVQSTTTGAATTSTAATTAAATMTNIAAATTTTAVAMTTIAAATTNTVDSTNIVTTTRAITTTTTAATTTTTADAPTNTAAPTSTTDAPLTATATTTTATATATTAGITSTTNALITTTAAVISTIADATTTTAAPSTTTADATTTTAAATTTAAVQTATTRAANTTTAATTAATTAATTTTTAASTTSTAATMTNIAAAMTTTAAATTTTAATITSAASMTTAASTTITASAMTTTAAPTSSTAALATSTAVSTNTTAAPTTTTAAQTTTKIAPTINTAAATTTTDSTAAPTANEGSLGLGFRMIRTFLSDYSDSSTTTYQELVENVTREVNRGYKIIYPLTYLRCRIIKFTSGSIIVNMTLIFKNQTVVPNATSAEQGLTDSLSHGNTFLDIDTTSITARTTTTTTTATTTTATTTTTAAPTTTTRTTTTTAGPTANTAASTTLVVATTTASASSGISYKISLLTICLVVLSQLFP